The stretch of DNA AGAACAGCCGGCATGATGAGTCCTGGGTTTGTGGCGTAGCCAAAAATGTTCCCTATGAAAGCAGGAAGATCCTGATCGATGGTCTCCATGACAACGTCGTACATCTGCGCCTGACCActggagaaaaaacatttataatgcATTTAGTATGTGAGGGAATACTGTAgctgtcattaaccttgtctctttctctccctagtttgtgtccttccttccttccttccttccttccctctctctctctctgtattctcatcttgcaggttgcaggatccagatccagttttcgaggctatccatatcatacatatcatcactattattattgtgctataattaaaagtcgatatcattaattgtataaacttgtaacttgatacagttgttgtgtatctgctcctggtctctctctctcttctgtctctacctcatctccctcttgtcctttctctcccccctttctgtcccccacctctccgctgtcccccattttcctttcaccccaaccggtcgaggcagatgctgcacatgtgtgagcctggttctgtcagagatttcttcttctctccactgatgcctagtgtttgctcattgtgtgaactgttgtgtttctctgctctccttgatgttgccTATGTACAGacttgagatcatgtatgttatgataaggcgctatacaaataacattgagttgaattgaattgtagctgtagcagagccgggaattgaacccacaactttcAACTTTTGTCTTCACTGTGATTTCcctgtgtttttcagtgttttcactgtgtttccactgtgattccactgtgttttcactgtgtttttcactgtgttttcactatgttttcacagtgttttcacagtgttttcactgtgaaaaCACTCTGTTTTCACTGTGATTCCACTGTGCTTCCACTGTGattccactgtgttttcactgtgttttcacagtgattccactgtgttttcactatgattccactgtgttttcactatgttttcactgtgattccactgtgttttcactgtgattcaactgtgttttcactgtgattcCACTGTGTTTTCGCTGTGATTCCACTGTTTTCActatgttttcactgtgttttcactgtgattccactgtgttttcactgtgattccactgtgttttcactatgttttcactgtgttttcactgtgattccactgtgttttcactgtgttttcactgtgattccactgtgtttccactgtgttttcactgtgtttttcactgTATTTTCACTGTGAATTCAGAGTCACTGACCTGAAGGGGCCGCAGTCAAAGGACGGAGGTAAAGTCATGATGGTGTAGACGACGGGCAGCAGACTGAGGAAGAgcacgagcagcagcagacccATGTAGAAGTTATTGGAGCGCGACGCCTTGAAGACGCGCTCGTGAGGGACGTTACAGGACATGACGGCCCAGCACTGGTAATACATGGACGTCAGCAGACGCAGGACGTTCATGCCCACCAGACCCGGAGCGTAAAACGCCCCCATCCTGTCCACGcggatgaacacatgaatgataaCCATcagcatgaaaacaataatgataGCCAGTTAGCTAATAGTTAGCTTTTACCTAGCGTGATAGATAACTTTGAGATAGCTACATGACATAGCCAGCTAATAGCAAGATAAATGAATAGGCAGATTGTAGATAGCGATTAGCCAGCTAGCAAGAGAGATAGATAACTTTGAGTAAGCCATCTGGCAAGCTAGCTAGCGAGCTATTAGCACGATAAATAGACAGAGCGATACAGACAGATAGCTATTAGCTAGCTAGTGAGATAGAGAGATAAATATTCACCATATCATTCCTTGATTAAAGATGAGTCCGAGGACATTTCCACTGATGTCAAACTCTCCATATGAAGGCTGATGAAAACAAACGTTAGCTTCCattaattcattattcattattcattattcattattcattattcattattcattcattcattattcattattcatttatttattgaagagtgaacaaatatttaaacacattaaacttCATCTGTCCATGTTCTGATGATCTACGcgtttttattctgtgtttgatATTTTTCAGCAGATTTCAGGGCGgagctcttctctctctctttaacttAGAAATTTAAAGaactttaatttcattttaatttcatgggAAACATACGTTTACATTGAAAAAGCATGTGTAAACATATGTTTACATGTACAAAGGACAATAAagtgctgctgtgtttacagataTCAGCAGCGTGTAGGACTGTTGTGCTTGCTCTGTAATTACGTTGTCTGTGCAGTGTCGTCTTTCTCACTGTGTTGCCAGATGTCGGTGTGCGGTGTCAGACCAACACGAAATCCAACACAAACTGTGCTGTACTCACACATTAGGTTGTGTCAAATAAGGACCAAGTCAATCCACTGTTTAATCTGCAGCTGAATAATCTGGCTCCACAGTGATGGAGATAATAATCTGGCTCCACATTGATGGAGATAATAATCTGGCTCCACAGTGACGTAGATAATAATCTGGCTCCACAGTGATGTAGATAATAATCTGGCTCCACAGTGATGTAGATAATAATCTGGCTCCACAGTGACGTAGATAATAATCTGGCTCCACAGTGACGTAGATAATAATCTGGCTCCACAGTGACGTAGAGGAGGACTTCAAGTACTAAATACacatgtatgttttgttttgtttagtaaAAATATAATTGGATCATATTCATTCTTTAATGTGATACTAAACTGTTCATTAAATttaaccaaacaaacacaagaactCACAAATCCAGCCTCCAGGTCCCAGCACCAGCAGTAGTTGAGGAAGCGGACGATGACGGCTCGTGCAAAATCACCAATCAGGATGGTCAAATACGTCACCTGCACGTCCGACACGATGAGCTTCACAAACTCctgcagaaaaaacaacaggtttcctttcaccacaacctgtcctggcagatgctgcacatttcTTCATCCTCTCTATAATACTGTGAAGAGCTTTGAGATCATACATGTTGTTAAAAGTGTcgctacacaaataaaatttGATGTGATTTTCACAAAAACCTCATCAGATTTGAACAGAATGCATTGTAGAATGAGACTGGTGTTAATCTGGATCTGATCTAACTCCAGATTAACACAGTTCACATGTGTGTATCTCAGCGACATCTtcacagatcaggatgaatgtTGTTATGTTTATGTGAGATGGAAATAACTATTCTTCTGGATCCATGTGCACATGTCAGGTGCTGGTGTGTTCACGTGTCTGTGTTCTCTCAGTGATCTGGTTATGAATATCTCATAATAACATGACATATTTCACTCCCCTGCTTTTGTGACTGTCACTATATCAAATGAACTTGCTATACTGTGGTTTTATTACATCCCTATAATAagtgtatatttattatttatactgtataagtgtgtatatatatatatatatatatatatatatatatatatatatatttaatgaatATAAAGTACTGACTATTCCGACTCCAGTCTCCCAGCACGGTCCTCTGATGACGTCGGATGGATCCATGTCAGGAGGAGGAACATCTGTGGTGTTGAAGTGGAGGCTGTAGTTGGCGTAATATTCATTCAGCAGCCATTCTGTGTTGTTCTTGATCACCTGCTCTCTCTCCAGCTGaacaagagcacacacacacacacacacacacacacacacagatcaataTCAGTTTAATatgtgattaaaacaaacagcagctgcttCATCCAGACTGAGCCTCGCTGGTTCACTACAGTCATTCTTTCTTCCCTAAAGTCATATTTTCACTTTTGCTTAAAAATTCAAggttgaaaatgttgaaataataaACAGTTAATTTCACGTTCACAAGCAAAATCAGATGAAACCGTGATACGATGATAACAAGGCTCAGGAATCAATTCAGGCTCAACATTCAACCAATCACATTACACCTCACTGGTCATGTGACGCTCATGCTtagtttttcctttaaaaagaCAGACGACATGTTCCTGAATGATCAAGATAATGTTCTcctaaaaaattaaaatgtgtaactGAATTTGCAGGAacattttttcattaaaaatgtatttattcattttcttttgttttaattaacatgaaaaaacacacGGATCAAACAGAAATCAGCTGTTATTCTTAAATGATCTGTGGAATTCAATCATTCCAAACGTCACACGTCAAACCTTTGCCGTGACTTCATCAAACAGAGCAAAGAGGAAAGTGTAGAGGTTTCCCAGGAAGAGAGCAAAGATCCGACCCAGCTGCCACTTGAGAGCGATTCGAGGATGATAATCTTCCAACTCAGCGATGGTTtcaaacagaggaggacacaccAGTCCCAGCAGAGACATCACAAACTCCACCTGCACGCAGAGAGAAGACCGAGCACCCCCTCAAACCTCAGCTCCACCATACAAACGTTCTGGTGTTCAGGTGTTCTGGTGTTCTGGTGTTCTGGTATTCTGGTGTTCAGGTGTTCAGGTGTTCAGGTGTTCTGGTGGTGTTCTGGTGTTCAGGTGTTCAGGTGTTCTGGTGGTGTTCAGGTGTTCAGGTGTTCTGGTGTTCTGGTGTTCTGGTGTTCTGGTATTCTGGTGTTCAGGTGTTCAGGTGTTCTGGTGGTGTTCAGGTGTTCAGGTGTTCTGGTGTTCAGGTGTTCAGGTGTTCTGGTATTCTGGTGTTCAGGTGTTCAGGTGTTCAGGTGTTCTGGTGTTCAGGTGTTCAGGTGTTCTGGTGTTCTGGTGTTCAGGTGTTCAGGTGTTCTGGTGTTCTGGTGTTGAGGTGTTGAGGTGTTCAGGTGTTCTGGTGTTCTGGTGTTTAGGTGTTTAGGTGTTCAGGTGTTCTGGTGTTCTGGTGTTGAGGTGTTGAGGTGTTGAGGTGTTGAGGTGTTCAGGTGTTCAGGTGTTCAGGTGTTCAGGTGTTCGGGTGTTCGGGTGTTCGGGTGTTCAGGTGTTCTGGTGTTCTGGTGTTCAGGTGGTGTTCTGGTGTTCAGGTGTTCTGGTGTTCTGGTGTTCTGGTGTTCTGGTGTTGAGGTGTTGAGGTGTTGAGGTGTTGAGGTGTTCAGGTGTTCAGGTGTTCTGGTGTTCGGGTGTTCGGGTGTTCGGGTGTTCAGGTGTTCTGGTGTTCTGGTGTTCAGGTGGTGTTCTGGTGTTCAGGTGGTGTTCTGGTGTTCTGGTGTTCTGGTGTTCAGGTGTTCAGGTGTTCTGGTGTTCAGGTAGTGTTCTGGTGTTCTGGTGTTCAGGTGCTCTGGTGTTCTGGTGTTCAGGTGGTGTTCAGGTGGTGTTCTGGTGTTCCAGTGTTCAGGTGGTGTTCTGGTTTTTAGGTGTTTAGGTGTTCTGGTGTTCaggttgtgttcaggtgttTAGGTGGTGTTCAGGTGTTCTGGTGTTCTGGTGTTCAGGTGGTGTTCTGGTGTTCTGGTGTGAACTCGCCTCGTTCTTTTCAAACCAGGACAGTTGAGCATTTTCCATCTCAGCGAACTCCTGAGAACGTTTCACCACAAAGTAGATGAGATATCCACTTCCTCCCAGGCAGCACAGGATCATGAAGTTTGCCAGAACGCGGAGGAACCTTCGCAGGTGGATGTTCTCGTCTTTCTGGTTCTCCTGTTCATCCACGATGGATTCCTACGgtgaggagaaacaaaacagacaactcAAACAAGACAGAAGTGAGAGGACATGATGGAGATGagtgccaaataatgagctgttcaaAGCATCCACCAACTGACTGAGTGCCAGtgtctgttggtggatgtatagaatagctaagatatagagaacagctcattatttggccgTCCGCCTCCTCTCTTTCAGACAGTGTCTCACATCATAGATTGTATCTTACAGACCTTCTCGTGTTCCTCAGGTAAATCAGactatttgattgtttttaaagattatATCCAAacactgctacacacacacctgctgacctTGAAGCTGGTGGTGATGGAGGCGAACTTGTTGTCTGCAGTTTCAGGATTTCCGATCAGATAATCCCAGCTGGTGAACATCTTCCAGCTGAAGGTGAACTCTCCTTCCTCTGCTCCGTCTCCTCCTTCGTTTGAGTTACGAGCCATTCTGAAAACAAACgtgagaatatgtgtgtgtgcgtgtgcgtgtgcgtgtgcgtgtgcgtgtgcgtgcgtgtgtgtgtgtgtgcgtgtgcatgtgtctcaCGTTCTAATGACGACCATCAGGCTGTAGCCAAAGATGCCGACGCCCACGAGCAGGTACGACAGCGGGAGTCTGAACTGCAGCAGCCCGATGGTTCGCTTGTGGTCGTAGTAACCGTAGAACAGGAAGGAGTATTTACAGTAACCCTGttacagtccacacacacacacacacatcaagttAAAtggaacagaaacagaaattgTGCGTCAGTCGGTTTTtcttatttgtgtgtatttgcactTCCTGgatgtttgttattgtttttatgaacatgaacatgaacatggcTCTGCCGCCTGTATTTGAGGTTATCCTCAGAGGTCGACACAAGGGGGCGCTACATGGCGTAAAAGGCGATAAACTTCCAAATATCCACGTCATTCATCAGCAATAGTGACAACGTATTTTAGTtttctgtgacctgtgacctctgctgtgacctgctgtgacctctgctgtgacctctgctgtgaCCTGCTATGACCTCTGCTGTGACCTGctgtgacctctgctgtgacctgctgtgacctctgctgtgaCCTGCTGTGACCTGctgtgacctctgctgtgacctctgctgtgacctgctgtgacctctgctgtgacctgctgtgacctctgctgtgaCCTGCTGTGACCTGctgtgacctctgctgtgacctgctgtgacctctgctgtgacctgctgtgacctctgctgtgacctgctgtgacctctgctgtgacctctgctgtgacctgctgtgacctctgctgtgaCCTGCTGTGACCTGCTGTGACCTCTGCTGACTCAGTTGCACATAAACAAACGCGTGTGGAACCTCAGAGAAGAGTTTCCTGGATCTACTGCTGGTTCTGGTTTTGGTTGGTGTATGGAGTATTTGTTCACTTGAGGTCATTAGAGTTATTAGAGACATAAAGTGAGTCAGACTGCAGCAAAGAAcctcacaccaaagtcaaaGAGCACAGAGAAGTCCATGGCCGTGGGCTGCTCGTCCCGGGGGACAGTTTTCCTGGGAATGGCTCCGTAGGGAAGACCCATGAGGATCTGAAAACACCAAAAACTGTGTCTGTTAAATCAGGATAATAACAAGTATCCGTAATAAAAAGGTCATGAGCTGAAGGTCGTACCTCGGGCAGAACCACCAGGCCGAACATGAAGCCAAACAGAATCAGGTTCAGACCGTACATCCAGCGCAGGAAGATGAAGTACGACGCCACAGACGAGCCAAAGTGACCTGAGGTTCAACAGAAGCACAACAAGCTGCACTCACgagttcaacaacaacaacaacaacaacacctgcTGCTGacgctttattttgaaagtccaTGTTGACTCTCTGTGTGGAAATAAGCAGCAGTCGtaggtttttgttcctgttCTTCCATCAAATCTTTCTTTCGCCGCTCAGCGCTGACCTGACGAGACTCTCCCACACCCTGGTTGACATCCAATTCAAGGATGTTtcaaggaccaattccctcaaattcaaggaccaaatgtgctgactcaGTTTAAGAtggaggacaacttgtaagagctcGTCCACTTTTATGGATTTGCAGCAGCTCTGTATCTGGACACGTGACTGTCCTCAGGGTCAAAGtccgtctttgtcttttgtcttctgGTGAAACAGAAGtttggaattttcattttatctctctgtctctctagcGCCCCCCTGAGGAGGGGACACGAGCTTGTGAGAGTCAACAATAAGACTGTCAGTGGTTAAATAACAGTTAATGACACAGATAGAGAGTCAGGAATGGACGATGAAGGTAAATCTGGGATTATTTTGGTACCAACTTTCGACTTCTTTAATCTTCCTCTCCCACGGGATACAGgctgttttaaagttgtcaaaGTCACGATTAAACTTGATCATTTTCTGAGGAGAGAATGAAACAATGTCATCGTCATGGAGTTTGTGTATGTTTCACAggatgtatttatatatttatatatgtgtaacAGTAGCAGACCTTTTTCATCATCACTTTATAGGCGTACAGACGTCGGCCTTTTCCTTTTCCAAGAGCTCCTTCAAACTTCTCCACAAAGCCCTGGGCCTccctgagaacacacacacacacagacagtgagtaTGACCTGCAGTATCTGGTGGTTTAATCAGTGGAAACAGGATGTTAGAGGAGCAGGTGCAGGATGTTAGAGGAGCAGGTGCAGGATGTTAGAGGAGCAGGTGCAGGATGTTAGAGGAGCAGGTGCAGGATGATACTTCACTACTTACACTAGACAAGCAGGAGCCACTACATGCATTAAACAGTGTTGAGCTCATGAAAAGAGGAGCACAGCTCACGTATCGTGTTTCCTTCCTGAGCCTGAGAAACATACACCACGTTAGCTgtctgcgacacacacacacacacacacacacacacactgttacctCCGCCAAGGAGCTAATGTTTTGGCAGAGTTTGTCTGTAGGTCAGTTTTTTCTAAGCTgcataaaagaaaaagtaaaaaagtggATTTTGATGCACTGGTGAGAGGATGAAGTTTATGACGCAGTGAGTAAAGGTGAAGATTTCCATGTTGATGTGAGAAAGTGAGGGGCCTCATCCCAAACTTTAACCCAAAACACTAAACgactaaccctaactctaaccttaacctaaccacagtttaAATCTtagccagttcctcagaaataaggtttttgtcattaggaccaggtttgggtccccatgaggactactggtcctgacaaggtcagtgtttatgacagaataGGTCCTGCAGAAACTTTTATATCCATGTTTCCACCGAGTCAAATGGTTCAGGTTGGTCCAGTATGGTACGTGTTTTTTGACGTTCCGTTCTTTGGAGCTAGACCGAGCCCAcggcagtcagctgattgggcaacagagAAAATGTCCCTCCCTTTTGACCAGTCGAGGCAAACGTCCTCAGTCTGTTCTCACACAGAGTTTGACTTTGTTCTGTTGAGACAAAAAGAGCTGCTGGGacgtcctcctttgttgtctgttgtgtcacgttcCACTACGACGTCGCACTATGCAGCCGGCTCAGC from Solea solea chromosome 8, fSolSol10.1, whole genome shotgun sequence encodes:
- the tmc2b gene encoding transmembrane channel-like protein 2-B → MPPKRKNKAALDVEDVGMEVDAQSSAGSEDEARKRSKNRRMKQQRRTKQVSDDDEDEDEDEAPRRKGRKKKTKPRDDEDDEDEDDRRSVKSKGSKASRRRAAKKEESDEESEEEERGKKKKRGGKPVSKKEKEEQNKEKKGNGKKKDGKDSKKDEKKKNGKMNSSSSSSSGSDEDSLSEGELAALKDEVEEKKKLIATLRNKPWRMKRRLVLLKEAQGFVEKFEGALGKGKGRRLYAYKVMMKKKMIKFNRDFDNFKTACIPWERKIKEVESHFGSSVASYFIFLRWMYGLNLILFGFMFGLVVLPEILMGLPYGAIPRKTVPRDEQPTAMDFSVLFDFGGYCKYSFLFYGYYDHKRTIGLLQFRLPLSYLLVGVGIFGYSLMVVIRTMARNSNEGGDGAEEGEFTFSWKMFTSWDYLIGNPETADNKFASITTSFKESIVDEQENQKDENIHLRRFLRVLANFMILCCLGGSGYLIYFVVKRSQEFAEMENAQLSWFEKNEVEFVMSLLGLVCPPLFETIAELEDYHPRIALKWQLGRIFALFLGNLYTFLFALFDEVTAKLEREQVIKNNTEWLLNEYYANYSLHFNTTDVPPPDMDPSDVIRGPCWETGVGIEFVKLIVSDVQVTYLTILIGDFARAVIVRFLNYCWCWDLEAGFPSYGEFDISGNVLGLIFNQGMIWMGAFYAPGLVGMNVLRLLTSMYYQCWAVMSCNVPHERVFKASRSNNFYMGLLLLVLFLSLLPVVYTIMTLPPSFDCGPFSGQAQMYDVVMETIDQDLPAFIGNIFGYATNPGLIMPAVLLMVLALYYLNAVSKGYQQANNDLKRKMQMARDEEKNRRNNKDSTNQVMKDLEDLLPNKSLAPPPIEEEEPPPEVVVEKGGKSTKTRPGAAGKGVNLQKDVSLAASNPRGPVTRGPGPRPGPPGIARVPQPGPGRGRGRGRGRPP